A single Cottoperca gobio chromosome 7, fCotGob3.1, whole genome shotgun sequence DNA region contains:
- the adnpb gene encoding activity-dependent neuroprotector homeobox b, which produces MFQLPANNLGSLRKARKNVKRVLGDIGLEFCRDHLEDYKDFTPPEVYMKHTSWEDVCMWEPSHTKVQDYRSKPFCCTGCLFSSKYFSAYKSHFRNVHSEDFENNILLNCPYCTYNGNKKTLETHIKLFHMPNSAVRQGPGGMVVGTGGLVMKDGVLKRTGDSVEQAVYYCKKCTYRDPLYNVVRKHIYREHFQQVAQPYIVKPGDKANAQNGATGNTEGNNTNNGNSNQIHCKKCLFVPRTYEALVQHVIEDHERIGYQVTAMIGHTSVIVPRPKPIIMVPKTLGDKTIIGMGPKGAVMATTRSPGSQQLGRVIIASKTGFNAQSLLSGMKHDGVRLKGQTFSIGSQQVRVTLPGNAQVSVPQQSHAAKQLLSGGSLRSPIVVSASSSLKSNSLGSRVQAAATTVASVTAKKGGSSVLGTSYTQKWKICTICNELFPENVYSSHFEKEHKAEKVPAVANYIMKIHNFTSKCLYCNRYLPSDTLLNHMLIHGLSCPHCRATFNDVEKMVSHMRLSHPDESVGPRTDSPLTFDLTLQQGNPKNVQLIVTTYNMRDAPEESVAFHAQNNNTSASSALSASLISGKRLMPPHPPKIPSGAADSAPTKSAPQASVPYKRDVGKTLCPLCFSILKGPISDSLAHHLRERHQVIQTVHPVEKKLTYKCIHCLGVYTSNMTASTITLHLVHCRGVGKTQNGQDSRPAQSSRVSQAQSSALKRASFDSSDTSAPKRRRPPGERAHPRDSNGPSTFVENPDEPVVLALDPKGHENESYESRKAFLTQYFNQAPYPTRREVEKLAASLWLWKSDISSHFVNKRRKCVQECETQNAGVLLGFSMHEVRKVSHELAFVQDGVFEGRHSKRRTSSTNIGVSEQALRKHKELVAANGGVALPWKGTGEGTKAKPFVPKPNSASRDQTKTINSTLPQKIPLDLSEPIAIDSDSDEDKQQKDNKEREGEVHLHGNKPLAGAEERIEPGTETKMVSDPDHMSDEDDDEDDDDDDDDEEEEEAHLENGFGSTEGSERQTAKGRDTLPIIIPKFVPSSARSRRDGAQLGKQQV; this is translated from the exons ATGTTCCAGCTCCCCGCCAATAACCTGGGCAGTCTGCGGAAAGCGAGGAAAAATGTCAAGAGAGTCCTGGGAGACATCGGCTTGGAGTTCTGTAGAGATCACCTAGAG gaCTACAAAGACTTCACTCCTCCAGAAGTGTATATGAAGCACACTAGCTGGGaagatgtgtgcatgtgggaACCATCACATACCAAAGTCCAG GACTACAGATCAAAGCCGTTCTGCTGCACTGGCTGCCTCTTTTCATCCAAGTACTTCTCTGCATACAAGAGCCATTTCCGCAATGTCCACAGCGAGGACTTTGAGAACAACATTCTGCTCAACTGTCCCTACTGCACTTACAATGGCAACAAAAAGACTCTGGAAACGCACATCAAACTTTTCCACATGCCTAACAGTGCCGTGCGGCAGGGCCCCGGTGGAATGGTGGTGGGAACCGGTGGACTCGTGATGAAGGACGGGGTGCTAAAAAGGACCGGGGACAGTGTGGAACAGGCGGTGTACTACTGCAAAAAGTGCACCTACAGGGACCCTTTGTACAATGTAGTGCGAAAGCACATCTACAGGGAACACTTCCAGCAAGTGGCCCAGCCCTATATTGTGAAACCAGGAGATAAGGCAAATGCTCAGAATGGTGCCACAGGGAATACAGAGggtaacaacacaaacaatggTAACAGTAACCAGATTCACTGCAAGAAGTGTCTCTTTGTTCCTCGGACCTACGAGGCACTTGTCCAACACGTCATTGAGGACCATGAAAGGATTGGCTACCAGGTGACTGCCATGATTGGCCACACCAGTGTGATAGTCCCCCGTCCAAAACCCATCATCATGGTACCCAAAACCCTGGGGGACAAGACTATCATTGGGATGGGCCCTAAAGGTGCAGTAATGGCCACCACCAGGTCTCCTGGCTCCCAGCAGCTGGGCCGAGTTATCATCGCATCAAAGACGGGCTTCAACGCTCAAAGTCTTCTATCTGGGATGAAACATGATGGAGTAAGGTTAAAGGGCCAGACGTTCTCTATTGGCAGCCAGCAGGTGAGGGTTACTCTACCAGGGAACGCCCAGGTTTCTGTTCCCCAGCAGTCGCATGCAGCAAAGCAGCTACTTTCTGGCGGCAGCCTGCGGAGTCCAATTGTGGTCAGTGCCTCTTCTTCACTCAAATCCAACTCTCTGGGTTCCCGTGTCCAGGCAGCAGCTACTACTGTAGCCTCAGTCACGGCCAAGAAAGGTGGCTCCTCAGTTCTTGGCACATCCTACACACAGAAGTGGAAAATCTGCACTATCTGCAATGAGCTCTTCCCGGAGAACGTATACAGTTCTCATTTTGAGAAGGAGCACAAAGCGGAGAAGGTGCCGGCTGTAGCCAACTACATCATGAAGATCCACAACTTCACCAGCAAGTGTCTGTACTGCAACCGCTATCTCCCCAGTGACACGTTGTTAAACCACATGTTGATCCACGGGCTGTCTTGCCCACACTGCCGGGCCACCTTCAATGACGTTGAGAAGATGGTGTCCCACATGCGGCTGTCGCACCCCGACGAGAGCGTTGGCCCACGCACAGATTCtcccttgacctttgacctcactcTGCAGCAGGGCAATCCCAAGAATGTTCAGTTGATTGTCACTACCTACAACATGAGAGACGCCCCTGAGGAGTCGGTGGCGTTTCACgctcaaaacaacaacacctcTGCATCATCAGCCTTGTCTGCCTCTCTAATATCAGGCAAGAGATTAATGCCTCCGCACCCGCCCAAAATACCTTCAGGGGCTGCTGACAGTGCACCCACCAAGAGTGCTCCACAAGCATCTGTGCCCTACAAGCGGGACGTGGGCAAGACGCTGTGTCCTCTTTGCTTCTCTATCCTCAAAGGCCCAATCTCAGACTCTCTGGCCCACCACCTGAGAGAGAGGCACCAGGTGATTCAGACAGTCCACCCTGTAGAAAAGAAACTGACCTACAAGTGTATTCACTGCTTGGGGGTTTATACTAGTAACATGACTGCCTCCACCATCACACTACACTTGGTGCACTGTCGAGGTGTAGGGAAGACTCAAAATGGGCAGGACAGCCGGCCAGCTCAGTCTTCTCGGGTCAGCCAGGCCCAGAGCAGCGCTCTCAAACGAGCCAGCTTTGATAGCTCTGACACTAGTGCGCCAAAACGAAGGAGGCCCCCTGGGGAAAGGGCCCACCCACGGGACAGCAACGGTCCATCTACATTTGTAGAAAATCCAGATGAACCTGTAGTTCTGGCTCTCGACCCCAAAGGACACGAAAACGAGTCGTACGAATCCAGGAAGGCATTTCTAACGCAGTATTTCAATCAAGCTCCGTATCCCACGCGGCGGGAGGTGGAGAAGCTGGCAGCCAGTCTGTGGTTGTGGAAGTCGGACATCTCCAGCCACTTTGTCAACAAAAGGAGAAAATGCGTGCAAGAATGCGAAACCCAGAATGCCGGCGTGTTGCTCGGGTTCAGTATGCACGAGGTCAGAAAAGTGAGCCACGAGCTGGCGTTTGTCCAGGATGGCGTGTTCGAGGGCAGACATAGCAAGAGACGGACATCCAGCACAAATATAGGGGTGTCAGAGCAGGCTCTCCGGAAACATAAGGAGCTTGTAGCTGCTAATGGTGGTGTGGCGCTACCATGGAAGGGAACTGGGGAAGGTACTAAAGCAAAGCCATTTGTCCCAAAACCCAATAGTGCCAGCAGAGACCAAACCAAGACAATCAACAGCACCTTACCACAGAAAATACCTCTAGACCTTTCAGAGCCCATTGCCATCGACTCTGACAGTGATGAGGACAAGCAGCAGAAGGATAACAAGGAACGAGAGGGAGAGGTACATCTCCATGGTAACAAACCGCTTGCCGGAGCTGAGGAGAGAATAGAGCCGGGGACAGAGACTAAGATGGTTTCAGATCCAGACCACATGTCAGACGAAGATGACGACGAAGATGAtgacgatgacgatgatgatgaggaggaggaagaggcgcATTTAGAGAATGGCTTCGGTTCCACAGAGGGCTCAGAAAGACAGACTGCTAAAGGAAGGGACACTCTACCCATCATTATTCCCAAGTTTGTACCATCATCTGCAAGAAGCAGGAGAGACGGGGCCCAGCTGGGAAAACAGCAGGTCTGA